TGCAAGAAGATGTTTACTGCTATTTATACTCTTATTACCACATTTGCTTATATAGTTTCTCTACCTTTTCTATTTTTTTTGCAACTAAAAAGTAAGTATCGCAATGCTATTCCAGCACGTTTTTTTCTCAAAAACAATCCGCCTTTTGCAAAAAGGGCGGTACATTTTCATGCATGTAGTTTTGGTGAAACAAAAGCATTAGAGCCTTTGGTAAAAGAGTTTAAAGAGGCAAATATCAGCGTCATTACACAAACAGGATTTGAGGCAGCAAAGGTTTATAAAAACGCTGATGTGCGCTATCTTCCTTTTGAGCCACTTTTGTGGTTTTGGCTCAAACCTATGCCAGCACTTGTGGTAATGGAAGCAGAGCTTTGGTATCTGCTCTTTTATCTGAGTAAAAAAAGAGGTGCTACAACATTTTTAATCAATGCAAGAATGAGTGATAGAAGTTTTCCAAAATATAAGCGATTTTCATGGCTTTATAAAAAGATATTTGAAAATATCGACTATGTGTATGCACAAAGTATTGAGGATGCCAAAAGACTTAGAGCCCTCGGGGCAAAAGAGGTTGAAGTTCTTGGAAATATAAAGCTTTTGCAAAAACCAGTAGTGAGTAAAACTTATGAAAAACAAAAACCTATTGTGGTTGCAGCTAGCACGCATGAGCCTGAAGAAGAAATCATAGCTACTGAATGGGTAATGCATCTAAAAGATAAGACCACTCTCGTTGTTGTGCCTAGGCATCCAGAGCGCTTTGATGAGGTGGATGAGCTTTTAGAGCACATTGCAAAGAGAGAAGGACTCTCATACCATAGACTTAGTGAAAATCCAACGTTAAGTGGTGATATTGTATTGGTTGATAAGTTAGGTGAGCTTGTTAATATTTATACAGTAAGTGATCTTGTCATACTTGGGGGAAGTTTTATTGAAGGCATTGGTGGACATAATCCTTTAGAGCCTGCCTTTTTTCATAAACCTATCATCAGTGGTCCTCACTTTCATAACCATAAAGAGAGTTATGGGTATGTAAAAGGGATAAAGATTGTTGCACCGCAAGATCTAGCAGATGCATTGGAGCAAAAATGGCAGCCAACCTCTATTAAAGCATCTGTAGATCTCTCGCCTCTTGTTGAAAGGATCAAAAGTGTGGTATAAAATAGATGGAAACGTAGTGCATCTTTTTATCAAAGCGCAACCCAATGCTTCCAAAAATAAGATTGCGGGAATCCTCGGAGATTCACTCAAAATTGCAATCAAAGCGCCAGCAGTTGAGGGAGCTGCAAACAAAGAGCTAGTAAAATTTTTGAGTAAAACATTTAAAGTAGCAAAGAGTGATATTGTTTTTGCCAGTGGTGAGACAAGTAAAAGAAAACATATTACAATGCCTTATAACGAAAAAGTAGCAGCATTTATAAAGGAAATGGATGAAGGATAAAGCCTATAAAGTTTTGGCGCAGCAGCTTGGAATCTCAAACAAAAAAGCAAAAGAGCTTATCGATAGAGGCCTAGTCTATGTAGGTGATCGCAAAGTGCAAATTGCACGGGGTGAAATAGATACCAAGACAAAATTTCGCATAAAACAGCTTGAAAAGCCAGAAGTTCTCTATGAAGATGAGAAGATCTTAGCAATCAATAAGCCAGCACATATTACGAGTGAAGAGATTAAACGAGATAGTGGGTATGAGCTGCTTCATCGTCTCGATAAAGAAACAAGTGGAGTTTTGCTGCTAGTAAAAGATAAAGAGTTTCGTAAAAAGGCTATTGAGGAGTTTAAAAATCAGCGAGTCTATAAAGAGTATGTAGCTTGGGTGGAAGGCATAGTAGCAGAACCCTATGAGGTAGATCTGCCAATTTTGACAATCAAAAAAAATGGTAGAGCAAAAAGCCGGGTGTCTCGCTCAAAAGGCGCACCAGCTCATACATCAATTGAGCCATTGGAAATACATGGGAAAAAAACCAAAGTCAAAGCTATCATTACCACTGGACGTACGCATCAAATACGTCTCCATTTAGCACGAACGGACCATCCAATTTTGGGAGATACACTCTATGGTGGTAGGCCATGGAAACGGATTATGCTCCATGCTAAAAAGATTGAGCTTTTAGGATATAGTTTTACGGCACCAGAGCCAAAAGATTTTGTTATCCAATAAAAATTAAATTTAGCTAAAATTAATGTACTTTTAAGTAAAATTGCAAACTCAAAAACTATAAGGGGAGAGATTTGTTTGAAACGCTTTCAAACTCTTTTAGCAGTGCATTAAAAAAGATTCGATTCAAAGATGATGAAAAAGCACTGAAAAAAGCACTGGCTGAACTCAAAAAGAGTCTTTTAAAAGCTGATGTGCACCATAAAGTTGTCAAAGAGCTTTTACAGCGTGTCGAGCTTGATACCAAAGCTGCTGGTATTGGAAGAGACTCCTTTTTAAAAGCGCTTCAAAAAAATCTTACCCAAATCCTCACTGCTCCGGGGAAACAGGGCTTTGTCTATGCGAGTAAACCGCCTACGGTGGTTTTGATGACAGGTTTGCAAGGTAGCGGTAAGACTACTACAACAGGAAAACTAGCAAACTACCTCAAACTCCGTGGCAAGAAAGTTTTAGTTGTAGCTGCGGATTTGCAAAGATTAGCTGCAGTTGAGCAGCTAAGACAGATTGCGCAGCAGATAGATGTGGATTTTTTTGGAGAAGAGGATGAAAAAGATCCTGTAAAAGTAGTGAATGACGCGCTTAAACTTGCTCGCGAAAAGCTTTATGATGTGGTACTCATAGATACTGCAGGGCGGCTTGCTATTGATGAAGCATTGATGGAGGAGCTAAAACGCGTAAAAGAGGCAGCAAATCCAGATGAGGTCTTCTATGTAGCTGACTCTTTGACAGGACAAGATGCGGTAAGAAGTGCTGCAAAATTTAATGAAGATATAGGCATTACTGGTGTAATTCTTACAAAATATGATGGTGATAGCAAAGGTGGTGTTGCTATTTCTCTTGCTCATCAAATAGGTGTTCCTCTGCGCTTTATTGGTACTGGTGAAAAGATGCCAGATTTGGAAGTGTTTATTCCAGAGCGTATTACCAACCGATTGATGGGTGCAGGTGATATTGAGTCATTAGCAGAAAAGACAGCAGCTGTTATTGATGAGAAGCAGGCGAAAAAGATTAGCAAAAAGATTGCAAAAGGAAAATTTAATTTTGAAGACTTTCTTGAGCAGCTAGAATCTATGAAAAAGATGGGAAGCCTTAAAAATCTCATCTCTATGATCCCTGGTATGGGAAATATGGCAAAAGCCATTAAAGATTTGGATCTTGAAAACTCCAAAGAGATTAAAAAAATTAAAGCAATGATTAACTCCATGACACCAAAAGAGCGTAAAGATCCGGATCTCATACTCAAAAATAATTCTCGCAAGCGTAGAATTGCTCAAGGGGCAGGACTGAGTCAACAAGAGGTGAATAAGATCCTCAAACAGTTTAACAATGCAGCCAAGTTTGCCAAAAAGTTTGCTGGTAAAAAGGGTATGCAAGATATGCAAAATCTCATGAAGCAGATGGGTGGACAGGGAATGCCGCCAATTCGCTAATATTTTAGCCACTTTACATCCAGGTGTGAAGTGGTTAGAATATTAAACTTAAAAAGGAGAAAACTCAATGACAGTAATCAGACTTGCACGTTTTGGTAGAAAGAAAAAGCCATTTTATAGAATTGTAGTAACAGATAGCAGAAAAAGAAGAGATAGTGGATGGATCGAAATTATAGGCTACTACAATCCTCTTACAGAGCCATCAACTGCAAAAATCGATAAAGATCGCCTCAACTATTGGCTTAGTGTTGGTGCAAAAATGAGCGATCGTGTGAAAAAAATTAGTGAATGGGCGGAAGCTAAATAATGGTAAAAGATTTTGTAGAGAAATTTGCAAAACTTTTAGCGAATCATCCAGAAGATATAGAAGTTGTACTTAATCAAGTCAACGAAAATTACAGCGAAATCACCATCTATGCCAATAAAGCTGATGCGGGAAAAATTATTGGCAAAGAGGGTAAGATGATAGGTGCTATAAAAACGGTAATTTCAGGCTGTAAAGCGAAGGATGGAGTAAGCTACAAAGTTAATGTCCAGCCAAAGGAGTAGCGAGTGAAAAAGCTGGCTATAGCCAGGCTAGGGCGTAGTGTAGGTCTCAAAGGAGAGATGCGTTTTTTCGATCTCTCTGATTTTCCCGAGCAGTTTCAAGAGGGTGCTTCTTTTGAGAGCGATAGAGGAAAACTTACCATTGAGCGAATTAATCCACAGCGCGGAACTATTAAATTCGTAGGCATCAATACTCCAGAAGATGCAAAAAAACTGACCAACGCATATCTTTATAGTGATGAGCAAAAAAGCAAAGAGCAATTGAACCTCAATGAGGGGGAGTACTTCTGGTTTGAAATAATAGGGCTAGATATTTATGAAAATAGCGAGTATTTAGGAAAAGTCCAAGATATCCAAAGAATGCCACAGAGTGATTATCTTCTTGTGCAAACTGCACCAGATCTTATACAGAAGAATCTGCCAAAGAGTTTTTTGCTTCCCTTTAGCGATCCATTTATAGTAGATGTAGATCTACAAAAGAGACGCATTGTAGTTGCTGGGGCAAGAGATATTCTGGAAGCTTCATGAAGATAACCTATCTTACACTTTTTCCCCAGTTGATGGAGTGCTATTTTAGCGACTCAATTCTTGCAAGGGCTCTTGCAAAAAACCTCTTTTCGATTGAGTTTGTAGATTTTCGAAAATTTAGTAAAGACAAACATAAAAAAGTTGATAAGCAAAAAGTTGGTGGTGGAGCTGGTATGCTGCTAGAGCCAGAACCCATTGCCAGCGCACTCAAGGCATGTACAGATAAAAATTCATGGGTGATTTTTTTGACACCTGCTGCCAAGCCATTCAAGCAAAAAGATGCAAAGAGGCTTGCCAAAAAAGAGCACATAGTCTTTGTTTGTGGAAGATATGAAGGATTTGATGAGAGGCTTATTGAGATCTATGCTGATGAGGTTTTAAGTCTGGGTGATTTTGTGCTCACAGGCGGTGAGCTTGCTGCTCTTGCTATGAGTGATGCTATTGTGCGTAATATTCCAGGAGTTTTAGGCAATGAGGAGTCGCTGCAAGAGGAGAGTTTTGAAAAAGAACTCCTGGAAGCTCCAGCTTTTACAAAGCCAAATCTCTTTCAAGGTAAACATATAGTTTTAGAGTTCTTAAAGGGAAATCATAGTAAAATTAGCGCCTTAAAATATGATATGGCTGTAATGAGGACACGATATTATAGACCTGATAAAAGGATAGAGGATGAGAAATAAATATATCGAGCATTTCGAAAAAGCGCAACTTGAGCAAAAGAGTGTACCTGAATTTAAAGCAGGCGATACTGTAAGAGTGGCAGTAGAGATTAAAGAGGGTGACAAAAAAAGAATCCAGAATTTCGAAGGTGTCTGTATCGCTATTCGTGGTGAAGGTACTGGACGCACCTTTACAGTAAGAAAAATTGGTGCTAACAATATTGGAGTTGAGAGAATTTTCCCACTCTATAGCGATAGTATTAAAGATATCAAAGTAATTAGACGCGGACGTGTAAGAAGAGCAAAACTCTACTATCTCAGAGAGAGACGCGGAAAAGCTGCTAGAATTAAAGAGCTTGGCAGAAAATAGTTTCTGCCCTCTTTTAGTATTCTTGTGCCTTTCTAAAAATCCTTTCAAAAGTTGTTAATGCTTTTTTTGCTAAAGCATAGTTCTTTGCAAAATAGATTAGCTCATAATTTCTTTTAAAAGCAGAATTTGTCCAGTTAGCAGATCCAAAAACGAGTTTTTTATTGTCAAAAATAGCTAGTTTAAGATGCATTTTTCCATAAAATTCTCCTCGTTTGGAGTATTTTCCCCGAATGAGACGTACTTTGATGTTTTTGTATTTTGCAAGATAACCAATTTTAGAATATCTATCTTTCATGCTTTGCTCATAATCACTTACTAGACGAATTTTCACACCCCTTCTTGCAGCATTTTTGATATGTTTGGCAATTGTGCGATTGGTGAGACTATACATTGCTATATCTATAGAACTATGAGCTTTGTCTATCCATGAAAGAAGTTTTGTTTGTGCCTGTTTTGATTGGAAAGGCATAAAATAGAGATCATCCGCTAATAAAACCAGTGACAAAATCGATAATAACAGAAACTTTTTCATGCAACTCCTTTGTATCTGAAATTGTTATTAAAGCAAAAAAATATTAAAATAAAGAAAATCTGAAGGGATTGACGATGAAACTGTTGCTTATAAATAAAAACCCTGTAGTTTCTCGTATGATGCTTATGAGTGTACCAAAAGCAGGATTTGAAATAGAAGAGTGTGATAATGTGTATGATCTTCCAACTGGTCATTATGAAGTAGTGGTTATTGATGATGAGATGTATGATGAAAATTTTATGCATGATATAAAACAGAATATTCAATATCAAAAAATTGGTCTCATTACAGGAACCAAAAATGCAGCTATTGATGAGTTTGATTTTGTACTGCATAAACCATTTTTGCCAACAGATTTGATGGAAATTTTGCGAGAGGTGAAAGCATCTCTTGTTCCTCAAGAAGAAAAAGAAGAGGAGACTCATGAAGAACCTTTTAAAAAGTTTTTAGCTGCAGAAGAAGAGGAGATAGAAAAGGAGTTTATAAAAGAGTTTGAACCGAGTGCTTCTTTGACTACTGAGCCAATTGTAGAAATAGAAGAGAGCAAAGAAGAGTCACCATTTGTCAAAGAAGAGTTGGATAAAAGTGGGATTCTAGATGAAAAAGAGATAGAAAAAGTAAGTCAACTTCTCGAAGATAATTTTATAAAAGAGGGTGAGCCAAGTGATTTAGTAGCAGGTGAGATAACACCACTCAAAGAGGAGAGTGAGTCAGCACATTCGATGATGGGTGAGATTGCACCATTGAATGAAGAAAAGAGAGAACTTGAGCCATCTTTGCACTCTCTTGAAGATATTGTTCCTACCTCGAGCGAGTCTCCAGAGTCTATTCTCACTTCCTTACATGAAGAGCCTCAAGAGACACCAGAGCAACCATTTAAAGAAGAGGAAATTGTAAGTGCAGAGCAAGCAGCAGTTGAAGAGAGCACAGAAGAACAACAACAAAAAAGCAGTGAAGTTGAAGAAAGGGCTTCTTCTCAACCACAAGAGCAGAATATACAAAAAGAGCTCACTCAATTAGGCGTTGATAAGCTGCGAGAATTGCTTGATGGCATGCAAATCGATATTACAATCAAAATAAGTTTTCCGGATAAGCAATGATTTTTCACAAAGGAACTTTACTTGTGCTTTCTGGGCCAAGTGGTTCTGGCAAAAGCACACTTATTCATACAATACTTCAGCATATAGATAATGTCTACTTTAGTATTTCCACTACAACCAGAGCAAAAAGAGAAGGGGAAGTGGATGGAAGGGATTACTATTTTGTAAGCCGTGAGCAGTTTGAGAAAGAGATTGCAGCAGGAGAGTTTTTAGAGTGGGCAAATGTACACGGTAACTACTACGGTACATCCATAAAACCAGTCAAAAAAGCAGTAGAAGCTGGAAAACTTGTTCTTTTTGATATAGATGTGCAAGGTTTTATGAGTATAAAGAAGAGTCCATTTGCAAAAATACTCACCTCTGTTTTCATTACAACGCCTACTATGAGTGAACTTGAAAGGCGTCTTATTGCTCGAGGCAGCGATACAGAAGAGACTATCAAAAAACGTCTTGCAAATGCGCAAAAAGAGATAACATATATGCCTCACTATGATTATATTTTGATAAATAGTGATCTGCAGCAATCGCAAGAGCAGATTTTAGCTATCGCAAAGGCTGCACGCCTTAAACGAGCAGAAGATGAGATAGGAGAGTTTATTAATTATTGGAAAGAGCATTAATAATAATGCCACATTAAGAAAAATTTAGTATTATTTTGCATAATAAATAGTAAGGAGAAAAAATGGGTATGCCAAGTATGCCAGAGTTGTTAGTAATTTTAGCAATAGTTGTGCTGCTTTTTGGAGCTAAAAAGATCCCAGAACTTGCAAAAGGTCTTGGAAGTGGGATTAAAAATTTTAAAAAAGCGATGAAAGAGGATGAAGAGGAGATAGCTACTGATACAAAAAAAGAGATTGAACAAAAAAGTGAAACAGCCTCAACTTCACAAACTACTACAGAAAAAAAAGAAGCATAATTCTCTAAGCAGATGCTTTCTGCTTAGTTCCGCCATTTTATCTCAAAGGACATAGACTTGAAAAGACGTGTGCAGGAAGAGCTGCAAAAAATTGCAAAGAGATCTATTGTTTTAGAAAAGCCAAAAGAGAAAAAATTTGGTCACTATGCTACACCTATCGCATTTGCATTGGCAAAAGAGCTGCGAAAATCTCCTATGCAGATAGCTGACGAGCTTGCAAAAAGTTTTGAAGAATCCCCACTTTTTGAAAGAGTTGAGCCTATTAAAGGGTATGTCAATTTTAAACTGAGTGAACAGTTTATGAGTGACTATGCTACTTGGGCACTCAAAAATGAGGAACTTTTTGGAAGTGATGAACAAAGTGAGAGGATCTTACTTGAATTTGTCAGTGCCAACCCAACAGGCCCACTTCATATTGGTCATGCCAGAGGAGCAGTTATAGGAGAGGCTCTGAGCCGCATTGGACGCCATTTAGGAAATGATATATCTAAAGAGTACTATATAAATGATGCAGGAAATCAAATCTATTTGCTAGGACTCTCTATCTTTTTAGCAGCAAGAGAGCAACTTGGCAAAAATGTTACTTGGCCAGAGGAGTATTATAGAGGAGATTATATTAAGGACTTGGCAAAAGAGGCGATAGAGGAGTTTGGCGAGGAGTTTTTTGAAGAAGAGAGCAATATAGAGCAGTTGAGCGAGTGGGGAAAAGAGAAGATGATGGATCTGATTCGATCCAATCTTGCTGCTGTTGGCATCGAGTTTGATAGCTTTGTCAGTGAAAAATCCCTCTATAGCAAATGGGATGAGGTACTGCATATCCTCAAAGAGCATGGTGCAATTTATGAAAAAGATGGAAAAGTGTGGCTGCGCTCTAGTGAGTATGGGGATGAAAAAGATAGAGTAGTAGTACGAGAAGATGGCCGTCCTACCTATTTAGCTGGTGATATAATTTACCATTGGGAGAAGTTTCAAAGAGGATATGATCGCTATATCAATATCTGGGGAGCAGATCACCATGGTTACATAGCACGCGTGAAAGCTGCTATCAAGTTTTTAGGCTACGATCCTGATAAGCTTGAGATTATCTTAGCGCAAATGGTCTCTTTGCTTAAAGGGGGAGAGCCGTATAGGATGAGTAAGCGTGCTGGCAATTTTATACTTATGAGTGAAGTAGTCGAAGAGATTGGAGCTGATGCGCTCAAATTTATTTTTTTGAGCAAAAAGAGTGATACACACCTTGAGTTTGATGTGGATATGCTTAAAAATGAGGATAGCTCTAATCCCGTCTATTATATCAACTATGCCCATGCGAGGATCAATTCAGTATTAGAAAAGGCTGGTAAAAGTGTAGAAGATGTTATTGATGTAGATTTGACAAATCTCAATGAGGATGCAAAAGATCTCCTCTTCAATGCCCTATTACTTCCAGAAGTTTTAGAAGATGCTTTTGCTAAGCGGGAGCTTCAGCGGCTCACAGATTATCTCAAATCTCTTGCTGCACAACTGCATAGTTTTTATAATAAACACAAAGTAATAGGCACGCCATATGAAGAGAAATATCTCAAGCTCTTTTTGGTAGTAGCTTTATCAATACGTGTGGGACTGAGACTTTTGGGAATAGAAGCAAAATATAAGATGTAAGGAGAAGAATGCGCTCAATTGATGAAAGATGCAAAGATATCAAAGAGCTTCTCGAAAATAAAAAAGGAGAAGAGGTTACAGTTATTAATACTGAAAATGGAGACTATTTTGTACAGCGTGTGGTTATAGCTACCGCACTGAGCGATAAACATACAGCCGCCCTTCTAGATCATATGAAAGAGGAGCTCAAACCAAAGGGTGAAGAGTTTTTAAAAGTGCAAGAGGGGGATGAGTGGATTGTAGTTGATTTGGGAGATATCCTCGTGCACCTTATGACGCAAGCCTATCGCAATAAATATAAAATAGAAGATTTTTTACGCGATCTTATGAGTGGTAAAAACGTATAATCTCATTTGCAACAATTGGTGGCAAAAATCGCTTTATAGGTTTTTGCCGCAGTTGTGTTGAGCTAATTGGAATATCTACAAGTAATTTTTTGAAATCTCCTTTGATTTTGAATCCTTTGCGAGTAGCGACTACAAATTCTACCTCTTTTTTTAGCTTTTTATAACTTTTCCATAAATGGAGTTTTTCAAGGTTATCACTGCCAATGATGTAGTAGATCTTTTTTGGAGCAAAGCGCTTTTTGATATACGTAACTGTTTCAATTGCGTATGTAACGCGTCCTTGGCGAATCTCAAAATCGCAAATTTTTACTCTTTTTTGATAGAGAAAAATTTTTTTAAGCCAGCGCAGACGCAGTGTCGGAGGAGCGGCGAAATGGTGTTTGAATGGATTGAGATAAGTAGGTACGATTATAAGATAATCGATATCGAGCTGCTCTAGTGCTATTTTTGCGATTTGTAGATGTCCTTTGTGAGGTGGGTCGAAACTTCCTCCAAAAATAGCTATGCGCATTTAACTCCTTTTAACCAAAATTATAGTTATGTTTAGCTAAAATCTTTCAAAATATTTGAGGGTAGTTGATGGCGATTCGTTTGGCAATAAATGGTTTTGGAAGAATCGGACGAGCAGTAGTTCGTAATCTTGATGGCGATTTTGAGCTTATTGCCATTAATGACATTATGAGTACGCAAATGATGGCGTATCTGCTGCAAAATGATTCTGTGCATGGCAGATGTGCCAAAGATATACGCTACATCGATGAGCAAACATTGCAAATAGATGGTAAAGAGGTGCATATTTCCCATCACAGCGATCCCAAAGATATCGATTTTCTTGATGCAGATGTAGTGATAGAGGCTACTGGCAAATTTTTGAGCTATGAGCTTGCAAAATTTCATTTAAAAAGTGCTAGAAAAGTGATTCTTTCTGCCCCAGCAATTGACGATACACCAACGTTTGTATATGGTATCAATCATACTGAGTACAAAGGTCAAAATTTTATCTCTAATGCTAGCTGCACTACTAACTGTCTTGCTCCTATAGTGTGGCTTCTTGAGCGTGAATTTGGCATAGAGAAAGGATTGATGACTACAATTCATAGCTACACTATCGATCAAAACCTCCTCGATAGTGATCACAAGCGTGAAATTCGCCGTAGCCGTGCAGCCGCAGTGAATATTATCCCAACTACCACTGGTGCAGCGAGAGCTATTTTTAAAGTCTTGCCAACTCTAAAAGGCAAGCTTGATGGAAGAAGTGTGCGCGTACCTGTTGCAGATGTTTCACTTATGGATCTTGATATAGTATTAAAAAAAAGTGTGACAAAAGATGCAGTGAATCAGCTTTTTAAAAAAGCTGCTAGCCAAGAGTTAGCGGGAGTGCTACATGTAGATGAGGAGTATAGAGTCTCGCAAGACTTTTTGGGATCTGCTTATAGTTCTATTGTAGCAGCTGATCTTACGCAAGTGATTGATGGAAATCTAGTAAAAATTATGAGCTGGTATGACAATGAGTGGGGCTATGCCAACAGGCTTCTTGATATGGCAAAATGGATTACACAGTAAAGGAGA
The Nitratiruptor tergarcus DSM 16512 genome window above contains:
- the gap gene encoding type I glyceraldehyde-3-phosphate dehydrogenase — translated: MAIRLAINGFGRIGRAVVRNLDGDFELIAINDIMSTQMMAYLLQNDSVHGRCAKDIRYIDEQTLQIDGKEVHISHHSDPKDIDFLDADVVIEATGKFLSYELAKFHLKSARKVILSAPAIDDTPTFVYGINHTEYKGQNFISNASCTTNCLAPIVWLLEREFGIEKGLMTTIHSYTIDQNLLDSDHKREIRRSRAAAVNIIPTTTGAARAIFKVLPTLKGKLDGRSVRVPVADVSLMDLDIVLKKSVTKDAVNQLFKKAASQELAGVLHVDEEYRVSQDFLGSAYSSIVAADLTQVIDGNLVKIMSWYDNEWGYANRLLDMAKWITQ
- the nadD gene encoding nicotinate (nicotinamide) nucleotide adenylyltransferase; this translates as MRIAIFGGSFDPPHKGHLQIAKIALEQLDIDYLIIVPTYLNPFKHHFAAPPTLRLRWLKKIFLYQKRVKICDFEIRQGRVTYAIETVTYIKKRFAPKKIYYIIGSDNLEKLHLWKSYKKLKKEVEFVVATRKGFKIKGDFKKLLVDIPISSTQLRQKPIKRFLPPIVANEIIRFYHS